A stretch of DNA from Lotus japonicus ecotype B-129 chromosome 4, LjGifu_v1.2:
gaaaggatcactttcctttGCCTTTCATAGATCAAATGCTGGATAAGTTGGCTGGGGATCAATactactgttttcttgatggcTATTCCGGGTACAACCAGATTTGTGTTGCACCGAAAGACCaagagaagacggcattcacttGCCCTTACGGCGTGTTTGCTTATAAGAGAATGCCATTTGGGCTTTGCAATGCCCTAACTACTTTCCAAAGGtgtatgtttgctattttctctgacttgatagagacttgcatcgagatttttatggacgacttctctgtttttggtccgaattttgatgcttgtctagggaatttagccttggttctgaaaagatgtcaagagaccaacttggtcttgaattgggagaaatgccatttcatggttagggatggcatagttcttggacacaaggtgtccgaaaaggggattgaggttgatagagctaagattgaagtcaTTGAAAAGCTCCCTCCCCCGACTAACATCAAGGGTATTAGGAGTTTCCTCGGGCATGCTGGATTTTATAGGCGGTTTATTAAAGACTTTTCCAATTTAGCTAAGCCTATGACCAACTTGCTTGAGAAGGAGGCACCTTTACTTTTGATGAGAAGTGTTTGAAAGCTTTTGAGTCTATTAAAAAGAGTTTGGTGACAGCCCCGGTAATTGTTGCTCCGGATTGGTCTCTACCATTTGAAATCATGTGTGATGCTAGTGATCTAGCTTTAGGGGTTGtcttgtgtcaaaagaaagaaagagtgttgtatgtgatatactatgcaagtagagtgttgaatgaggcccaaaggaactacactacaactgaaaaagagttgttgggtgtAGTCTTTGCGTGCGAAAAGTTTAGGCCTTACATCTTGGGTTTTAAAGTGATTGTTCATACTGACCATGCTGCTTTGAGGCATTTGTTTGCTAAACAGGACTCTAAGTCAAGGTTGATTCGATGGGTCTTTCTCCTTCAAGAGTTTGACCTTGAGATCATTGACCGGAGAGGCAAGGACAATGGCGTGGCAGAGCATTTGTCAAGATTGGAAGGTAGGGCGTGCAGCCCAATACCTATTCAAGAGGAGTTCCCGGATGAGAAACTCCTAGCTGTTTCCACCGAGGAACCCCTACCCTGGTATGTAAATTTTGCTAATTTTCGTGTTGCTAGACTTATTCCCCATGACTTGACCtggcagcaaaagaaaaaatttctgcatgatgcaaaatcttacctctgggatgaccctttccttttcaaaatttgttctgaTGGAGTCATTAGAAGGTGTATCCCAGAAGTTGActttgagaaaattctttggCATTGCCATGGATCAAGTTATGGTGGACATTTTAGTGGGGAGAGGACCACTGCTAAGGTTCTCCAAAgtggtttctattggcctacgCTGCATAGGGATAGTAGAGCAtttgttgagagttgtgatagatgtcaacgaactggtaacatctcaaggagaaatgagatgcccctaaaaaatattttggaaattgagttgtttgatgtctggggcatcgatttcatgggacctttcccaccttcttttggttgccagtatattttagtggttgttgattatgtttccAAGTGGGTTGAAGCCGCTGCACTCTCAACAAATGACTCTAAGGTGGTGGTTGCTTTTCTAAAGAAGAACATTTTTACTAGGTTTGGTGTTCCTAGGGCGATTATAAGTGATGGGGGTACCCACTTTTGCAACAGAGCTTTCGAGTCTCTCTTGGAAAAATATGGTGTAAAGCACAAAGTGTCTACCCCCTATCACCCCCAAACTAGTGGGCACGTTGAGATTTCTAATCGGGAGTTAAAACGTATTCTTGTAAAGGTGGTAGATTCTTCCAGaaaggattggtcaaggaaacttGACGATGCTTTATGGGCCTACCGAACCGCTTTTAAAACTCCGATTGGTACTTCTCCTTTCCACTTAGTTTTTGGGAAAGCATGTCACTTACCTGTGGAATTAGAACACAAGACCTATTGggccataaggaaattgaattttgattggaaagttgctagcgagaagagactcttgcaattgaatgagcttgatgagtttcgactccgagcttatgagagtgctagcatctacaaggaaaaaacaaagaagTGGCATGATAGAAAAATTTTGAATAGGGAATTTGTCTCAGGGCAATTGGTGCTGCTCTTCAATTCTAGATTGAGACTCTTCCCTGGGAAACTTAAGTCTAGATGGTCTGGACCCTTTGTGGTCAGGAGGGTGTTTCCTCATGGTGCTGTTGAAGTTGAAAACCCGGAGACCAAGAATACTTTCACTGTGAATGGGCAGAGATTGAAAGTGTACCTCGGTGGTGAGGTGCTGAAGTtggaaaccatgtttttcaaacCTCCTTGACAAGGgggatagtctacctaagactataacaatgggctgcttgggagacaacccaagttttgttttattttgcttgtttggTTGTTGCATTGTGCAGGGATTGAGAGCCTGAATTTTGGAGTAGGAGGTGTATCTAAGTCCTCCATGGTAACTTGTAAAGGAAGtcgactctttcccttagtttagctcatgcattttttcatatttttcctttgtagcttttatttttctttttatcatgcattgttttgttagagtcgtttttgggtctttacttccctatactcacatgtttttgcccgtagttatgctctctaacatgttgctagttttgaaaatgtttttgcaAATGCTTGTGTtgtcttttggggatgagtgattgcatgcttggggaagagaggaggagacttcagtcttccgagtgtttcttaagaatagagttggtgtgagtccataagggtctatctttgaccctttaCCATAAAAtttctctggaggatcctgactcactcgtacttcttggttctgtattgatttcaatctttgcatgctttgtgatacttgtacaattcttgagacttgtaggtttttgagcttcagagttgttggtttgaacattgtccttagttgtcccatttgagccttattggagaatttgttgtagccaagtgattgggacggatgtttggttggattttggggagtgttggtccttgcattgtTTTGGAGCTAAGTAAAGTTGAAAGTGTTTCTTGCCCTAAgtgaaaaatattgaaaaagaagaaaaataaaaagaaaagaactcctaatcaaagttggagtgcaaaaaagaaaagaaaagaaagttgagaaaggggtcaagagactgGTGCTTGTAAAGTTTGTTGatgaaagctccggggttatgtgattggaccacactcaatagttttgaagcctagtcttccttagggaccgaCCACCTTGTACTccaccaagccaacatttcaaccctttgaagtctcattgaatttgtgcatgtttgatctctgtgctcttgagtgaatgatatccagaacctatgaactactTGTGTGCTTAGTGCACTAAATCAATATCTCGTCCTAGGATTTTagttctatatgcttctcatgaatggactctacactcttctcttttcaaaagatgcatgaagaaggttgttgggtctttctcttggaactagctgtgattcctttgtccccctgttttttatgaagtattccttgttgagagcacttgtttgggagcatttcttgcgcttgagggcaagcgagtgttatttacgctcgagggcgagctgtcattgagtatagtggtgtgatgaccctgttttagtagtgtttttagggtcatttctttgtgtgttttgagtctttttgttgagtctcatgcagtgtttcatgcattctcatgcattttttatcttttctttagtctttattttgctttggtaatttagtagttttatagggagttttcttgcattttaggtaaagtttaggacttgcatggttttattgtgttaattgaaggatctcttgtgctaataagctctttgagcttctagaattttccttggcttgttggttaagtttcagatcaggaactgaagaaggaagaaggccaataagcttggaattgatggaaaacttaaagaggattgaaaagaggagtttcagaagccaaaaagcccttttcaggcgagcttgagcgcctaggcgctgggaatgggcgcctaggcgccaattgggtccagagagcatgtttttgcatgcaattggcgctcaggcgctctgaattggcgcctgagcgcccagactcgacctgtttgcctataaataggctttttgtcatttcttttgtaccttttgtcatttttatcatattttcataagttagaagagagagtttgagttctggagcttgaggagctttccctaagccctttgttccaggttttatctctattttctagcatggatttcatagccatgtttggctaaaaccccttttgctttgggttctgtgtaagactttgaatgttttagctatcaatccttttctattcatgaagttctgagtaaacccttgaatctcacttctatgctttatctttcaagcttgaatgcatgctagcttcttacttttctataatcataacgatagtttgttgtagaattgggacttgttgtgagattactccttctttacttgctgctaggaatagaggacggggtggggtttgttggcctgatttgtatgcttagtgcttctagcaaatgtttaggtgatcaaggaattgaacctatcttttgattaggaagggttttctttgcGAGGCATCGAAAGACAACTAACTAgactagaacatcaaggagagactcgggattaattgaataggaaggtttgctaaaactgaaatagttgaacaagaacccaaggcaatctcatctctgtttttcaatcgctttattacttgattacttgtctttttataaactcaagaaacaaccaattattaaaactgaatttttcttgcttttcaaccttaaactggaatcttaaactgaatttgcaatctagttccctgtggttcgataatttaaaacccggaggtattcgtacacttgcgaattgaccaacacttATGATGACCCGCCCactccacaagcccacaagacatgaagctTCACCTCTCTCCGAAGCTGAAATGTCTTATTATTGGGGCGAAAGATCCATACTGTCGTCACGCCAACAACCCGCCTTATCTATCCTAGCCCACGAGCCCACAAGACCTGAAGCCTCGCCTCTTTCTGGCGCTGAGATGTCTTGTGGAATTCGAATGAGGCCGCCCATTTAGCCCTGGTCGCCCAAACTGTCTAACTTATCTCGCGCTGTTTCACATAATGTTGCACCGTTATCAAGAAATTGCCATCATTAGCATTCAACTGCCGCTGTCTTTTCACGCGGGATTCGAGGGATTGCCTCGTTTCGTGCAAGCGTTTGAAAACAGTCGCGTCGTTTCCCCTTACTTTCACTTTCTTCATTCAGTTGGCTATAAAATCCCAAATCATAAACTTCATTTGCTTTTACTTTTCTTCACTCTGAACCTCTGCCTTCCTCTGCGTTTCTGAAGTTCTTTCGCTCCGGTGACCCTTGCTACGCCGGTGACCTTTACTACATTCTTCCGGCCACCATAGCTCGCTGCTTTCCAGTTACCTCACTGACCTTCGGTTACTCtttatcttttgttttctgttcaTCATCTCCTTCCCATGAAGCTTCCAAAAATGTCTGCACAAGGTCAATCTTTTTCTTCCATTTCCCTTAACTCTGGGTCCGATGATGATAAAACCACCATTATCCAAGAGGTTATTAAGGTTGATTCTGACTCTGAGTCCAACAACTTCCCCTCCACTTCAAACCTTACCAAAAAAAGAACCGCCTCCATAACTTCTCACATTTCCTCCGATAACCCTTCAACCTCTGAAGATTGGCGCACCAGTGAAAAGTGCATGGATGATAAGTGCCTTTTCCGTTCCGTTTGGAACAACGTTCAATCTTTAAACAATAATCGCCTCACCGCCCAGGGTTTCACCAGAATAAACCCTAACACCGGTCACAACGACAATTTATCTCTGAATGTCTCCCCTTGTGATGATAACGAGGTTGTAACCCTTAAACCTTCAGTGGCCGATGGGGCGCCCGCTTGGTTTTTCCTTCACGGGTATATTTTTACCGAGCTTTTCATGAAGCTCCCTTTCTCTCCCTTTGTCTGCGACGTGCTTACTTTCCTGCATGTCGCCCCGTGTCAGCTTTTACCGAACGCCTGGGGTTTCATTCGCTGCTTTGAATTGTAGTGTGAGCAGCTAAATTTCGCCCCCACTTACcccttatttttctatttttataagACTAGCATAGCCAAGCCTTCCTGTGTATCTTTTGTTCCATTGTCAGCCTGCCCCAACATGTCCATCTTTAAGCCTTTGAAAAGTAATTTCAAACATTGGCAGAAAAAGTTTTTTAAGATTGTCCACTCTCCTGAAATTCTCAATCTCATCCTTGACGCGAAAGATCGCCCTTTGTTTCCCTTGCACTGGACTGTCAACCCTCGCCGCGATATTACTGTTGCGCTCGAGGCGTTGACCGAGGAGGAGCAATAGGTCACCCTATATATTCTTACTCTTCCCCAAATTTCCTGTTGTGACCTTCTCCAAGCCGCCAAGGATGGGAAACTTCAAGagttttttagtaagtttagaTCTGTTGGATGCTCCTCTTGAAATATTATCTTCTTGAGTCGCCTATAACTCACCTGCACATTCTTTTATTTTGTGTGCAACTGAAATGGGCAAGAACAAAGGCGGCGTCAATGCTGACAGTATGCAAGCCTTCTTTTCAAGCCAAGTCGAAACTATCAAGGGTCAGAGGAAAAATGAGAAGAGGGACCCTAAGGGCGAGAGAAAGAAATCGCCTTTGGTTGATGACCGCGAGCCCAAGCGCCAGAAATCTAACAGCTCTTCCAAAAATGATCCTAAGAAAACAACTCTGCATGAGTCTTCGTCTAAGGCTCAGAAGAAACCTCATGGCAGCGTTCCCCCGCCCAAGCATCAAACTCTTGGGGCCTTTGACAACTTGGTGGCCGCCGCTAGCCCTGTTCCGCAATCATCACGGGATGCAGTGCCCGGCAGCGTCTCCGGCGCTCTTCACACCGTCTATGACTCTAAATTCAATGGTCTCCACTTTATGGAGAGGAATTTCAACTCCCAAATCCCCCCTGAAGTGGCCAGCCAAGGTGTTCGAGGCGCAGTGACCCTCGCCGTGAACCAAGTTCTTGTTGCCGCCAGTTGCACCGCCGGTCTTCTCCATCATTTAAAGAACATAGAATCTGACAAGACCCGTGCCAATCTGAAGCTTGAAGAGGCTAGGGCGGCCTATTTCAAGTTGAAGACTGAGACGGAGACCGCCGCGAAGCGTGCTGAAACTTCTAAGAAGCAAACTGAGGATGCTTCGGTCGGTGTGCGTCGGCAGTTACGGGGGGCGACGAAGGATCTCGCCAAGGAAAGGGCCGCCAAAGCAGGTCTTGAAACCAAACTTAACGCTGCTGAAGAGAAGATCAAGAAGCTTGAGGCCGAGCTGAAGAAATCCGACGAGACTCTTTTAGAAAAGAGCTCCCGTCAGTATGTCTTGGGTCATCTGAGCTTCAAAGATCAACTGTGGATTCTTTATCCTAAACTTGATTTTTCAGAGTTTggtttcatgaagaagattaatTGTAGATGGGAAGATCATCGCCCCGCCGATCCTGAAGTGAGCAGTCTGCCTTTCATGCAAGATTCTGATGACGAGGATGAGGACGTGGAGAAAGCTACTTCACATGAAAAGGTTCAGGGTGAGGGCGTGGAGAATGCTGGCCCACTGCCAATGCGGACGATCAAGCAAAGAATaattaattagtattttttCCATGGTTGTAACTTGACTTTATTTTGCTTTTATTTGGATGTTGGGCCTCGCCCTTTTCTGTAATGACTTATAACATTGGGCGTTTGTCCCATTTCCtatttttaatcacttttttgctcgcgattattatatttttgttATGGCTGTTTACTGAGGCTTTGCTCGCCATTTGGCGAGGCTTTTTGTGCTTGGTATGAGGACCAAGGCTTAGGCACATTTTACTGGCCTTAGTCGTTTTACGGACGGGGCTTGGTTTCTAGtagccactagaattgccaaggctatgTTTGCTCAGTGATGACACTTTCTAATTGCGAAAGTTTTTTGTCACCTTAGATCATTGCCATAGAAAATTTGGTTAAGAAAGTTTGTAAGTTAGATCTTGTCAGTTGTGACGGATATCAAACTGTAAAACATTTCTCATTTCCTTCAAATAAAAACTGGGGCCTATAGACCCGTACATGAGAGTTTCCTCCCTTCTTTTACATaggtcgcctcattaaaaacttttttcaaggaaaaaagagtgcgacaTTCTTTTTCTTAACTATAATATTGTCTCAAAttagaggcgttccatgttcgacACACTGTCCCGCCAAGCTTGGACGCCTCAGCGCCCACTTCAGCTTTAACCctaaaagggccttcccagtttggtgTTAATTTATTCTTTCCTAAAGTGAGCGTTCTTTCACGCAACACTAGGTCTCCCGCCTTCATTTTTCTAGGGACGACATTAGTTGCGTATTTTCGGGCGACCCTGAGCTTTCCAGCTTCATTGTGTAAGTGTGCCTCTCTTTGCAATTCTGGGAGCATGATTAAATTTGCAATCAGGTTgtcattgttttcttctttatttcagTGCATAACCCTCCAGCTTTGGTTTTCTACTTCCACaggcaacatagcatctgaaCCATAAGTTAGCATGTACGACGTTTCCCCTGTGCTCGTTTGGACCGTAGTGTTGTACGTCCATAAGACTCCGGGTAATTCCTCCGCCCACCACCCTTTCGCCTCATCCAGCTTTTTCTTCAACCCGTTCAGTATGACCTTGTTGGCCGCCTCAGCTTGACCGTTCGTTTGTGGATGCTCGACTGAATCGAAGCGCATGTCAATCCCTAGGTCAGCACAAAAATCTCTTGTCAATGCACTGGTAAATTGCGTGCCGTTATCCATGACCAACGCCATTGGAACTCCAAAGCGACACACAACACGTCGCCACAAGAAATTTCTTATCTTGGCTGCCGTAATTGTTGCAAGTGCttcagcttctatccatttggtgaaataatccaccgccaccacgATGAATTTCATTTGAGCTTTTTCTTTTGGGAAAGGTCGCAAGATATccgtcccccacatggcgaagggccatggggcgGTCATTGTTGTGAGTTGCTCTGGCGGTGCCTTGTGTATATCAGAAAAAACTTGACACTTTGAACATTTCTTCACGTATTCAAGGCAATCCTTTTtgatagttggccaatagaatcccgcCCTGAGTACTTTCACAGCCAAAGACCGCCCTCCAATGTGGCTTGAGCAGACTCCTTCATGGACTTCAGCCATTATTTCTTGAGACTTTGCGGTATCCACACATTTAAGCATtggagacataattccccgcctaTACAGTTGTCCGCCAACCAGGGTATAAAAACTAGCctctcttctcctttccttGGTGTTTCTGCTTTCATCCTGAGGTCGCTGACTTAAAAATTCGATAATCGGGTCCATCCAAGATGGCTCTCCATTCTCTATAGCCTTTGCTACTTTGAATTCAACCATATCTGTACTTGGGCGGGGTAGTATTTCTTGTATCATCGTTTGGTAATTCCCGAGTCGCCCAGTACTTGCCAATTTAGCCAATGCATCTTTGCGCTCATTCTGGCTTCTTGGTATGTGCTCAATCCTAACTTGTCCGATCGCCTGAATGAGCCTCTGGACAATTTCCAGATACTTAGGCAGTTGCGggtccttcacctggtactcgtCGCGAACTTGCTTTACAACCAATTGAGAGTCGCCCTTTATGTATAGTCTTTGCACTCCCAGTTCAATAGCAAGTCTCAAACCAGCTATTaatgcctcatactcagcctgattgttgctcgcccgGAATTCAAACTTTAACGATTGTTCAATCAGCATTTTGTCTAGGCTTTCGATTG
This window harbors:
- the LOC130712759 gene encoding uncharacterized protein LOC130712759; translated protein: MLAKPTPEIPLILYVAVTDAAVSTILLQEENKQYKIIYFVSYTLQGAEVHYQKNRKGSSSNTENGQNTSAILQSFQIRVKTDIPLRQVLQKPDLSGRLVSWSVELSEYDIIYEPRGQVTIQSLIDFVAELTRTEGDKENSEWVLSVDGSSNESGSGAGVSIESLDKMLIEQSLKFEFRASNNQAEYEALIAGLRLAIELGVQRLYIKGDSQLVVKQVRDEYQVKDPQLPKYLEIVQRLIQAIGQVRIEHIPRSQNERKDALAKLASTGRLGNYQTMIQEILPRPSTDMVEFKVAKAIENGEPSWMDPIIEFLSQRPQDESRNTKERRREASFYTLVGGQLYRRGIMSPMLKCVDTAKSQEIMAEVHEGVCSSHIGGRSLAVKVLRAGFYWPTIKKDCLEYVKKCSKCQVFSDIHKAPPEQLTTMTAPWPFAMWGTDILRPFPKEKAQMKFIVVAVDYFTKWIEAEALATITAAKIRNFLWRRVVCRFGVPMALVMDNGTQFTSALTRDFCADLGIDMRFDSVEHPQTNGQAEAANKVILNGLKKKLDEAKGWWAEELPGVLWTYNTTVQTSTGETSYMLTYGSDAMLPVEVENQSWRVMH